Proteins from one Anastrepha obliqua isolate idAnaObli1 chromosome 2, idAnaObli1_1.0, whole genome shotgun sequence genomic window:
- the LOC129239431 gene encoding gametocyte-specific factor 1 homolog yields the protein MFQSNDEYEQCPYDKSHTILKTRFHVHLGRCRKNHRNLQMVTCPFNVTHVLFKPELDWHVKQCPDRATFELHKYQEELVGTGNFGAPSTSAQAAAPVEQIPLHTEENWDDLPPSSTYNPQAYAANAPVLRTLQGESKSVKKKFRARERLRLLGIDDDGWNDN from the exons atgtttcagtcCAACGATGAATATGAGCAATGTCCGTATGACAAATCTCATACGATTTTGAAAACAAGGTTTCATGTGCACTTGGGACGTTGCAGGAAGAACCACAGAAATCTTCAAATGGTGACATGTCCTTTTAATGTAACTCATGTATTATTCAAACCGGAACTGGAT TGGCACGTAAAACAATGTCCTGACCGGGCAACCTTTGAGTTGCATAAGTACCAGGAGGAACTGGTTGGGACAGGAAACTTTGGTGCACCTAGCACATCGGCGCAAGCTGCTGCGCCAGTGGAACAAATACCGTTGCATACAGAAGAAAACTGGGATGACTTGCCGCCTTCGTCCACGTATAATCCACAAGCATATGCGGCAAATGCACCGGTGCTTAGAACATTACAAGGCGAATCaaaatctgtcaaaaaaaaattccgtgcGAGAGAACGACTCCGCTTATTGGGTATTGACGATGATGGATGGAACgataattaa
- the LOC129237865 gene encoding vitellogenin-1-like, which translates to MNPLKIFCFVALLVAAASASPKRGNNRNNAASNSLKPTDWLSVSELQSMQPVEDLALQKLENLSVEEGQQEIQKNYHLSQINHALQPSFVPSPSNVPVVLMKPNGQPERTNLNNLAEAAKQQRNFGNQEVTIFITGLPQTSPAVAKANKKLVQAYMQRYYGQQQPIDINSKEYDYGSINGNQISSSSEEDNDSSKNPRPTRGDLVIINLGATLTDMKRYALLDVDETGKMIGKAIVQLTNEVDVPEEIIHIVAQGIAAQVAGPAAREYKRLTGHKIRRITALDPSKIYAKNNEMITGLTRGDADFVDAIHTSTCGMGTHERVGDVDFYVNGPGSIAPGANNVVEASMRATRYFAETVRPGNESNFPALAANSLSQYENNEGTGKRAYMGIATDFDLEGDYVLKVNAKSPFGKSSPAQQQNAYHRQHNTWKSGNPLNMK; encoded by the exons ATGAACCCGCTCAAGATTTTCTGTTTCGTGGCTTTACTCGTTGCTGCCGCTAGTGCTTCACCCAAACGTGGCAACAACAGGAATAATGCCGCCTCGAACAGTTTGAAGCCTACAGATTGGTTGTCGGTTTCCGAGCTCCAGTCAATGCAACCAGTCGAGGATTTAGCTTTGCAAAAGTTGGAGAACTTGTCCGTGGAGGAAGGCCAAcaggaaattcagaaaaatt ATCACCTATCCCAAATCAACCATGCTCTGCAGCCATCATTTGTTCCAAGTCCCAGTAATGTGCCCGTAGTCTTGATGAAACCCAATGGTCAACCTGAGCGCACCAATCTCAATAATTTGGCTGAAGCCGCAAAACAACAGCGCAACTTTGGCAATCAGGAGGTTACCATTTTCATCACTGGCTTGCCACAGACCAGCCCTGCAGTCGCAAAGGCCAACAAGAAGTTAGTTCAGGCGTACATGCAACGTTATTATGGTCAACAACAACCAATCGACATCAACAGCAAGGAATATGATTATGGCAGCATTAATGGTAACCAAATTTCCTCTTCCAGCGAAGAAGACAATGATTCAAGCAAGAATCCAAGACCCACTCGAGGAGACCTTGTC ATCATCAACTTAGGCGCCACATTGACCGACATGAAACGCTATGCCCTCCTCGATGTAGACGAAACCGGTAAAATGATTGGCAAAGCTATTGTTCAATTGACCAACGAAGTTGATGTGCCAGAAGAAATCATTCACATTGTTGCCCAGGGTATTGCTGCTCAGGTTGCCGGACCCGCCGCACGTGAATACAAACGTTTGACTGGTCATAAAATCCGCCGTATCACAGCGTTGGATCCCTCTAAAATTTACGCCAAGAACAATGAAATGATAACTGGCTTAACCCGTGGAGATGCTGATTTCGTCGATGCCATCCATACCTCGACTTGTGGAATGGGAACACATGAACGCGTCGGTGATGTCGATTTCTACGTTAATGGTCCCGGATCAATTGCCCCTGGCGCTAACAATGTGGTTGAAGCATCTATGCGTGCTACACGTTACTTCGCCGAGACGGTGCGCCCAGGAAATGAGAGCAACTTCCCCGCTCTCGCCGCCAACTCTTTGAGCCAATACGAAAATAACGAAGGCACTGGAAAACGCGCCTACATGGGTATTGCCACCGATTTCGATTTGGAAGGTGACTACGTTCTGAAGGTTAACGCCAAGAGTCCATTCGGCAAGAGCTCTCCCGCCCAACAGCAAAACGCTTACCACCGTCAACACAACACATGGAAAAGCGGCAACCCCTTGAACATGAAGTAA
- the LOC129238331 gene encoding uncharacterized protein LOC129238331, with translation MNTNKTNNSKQQTREEAEVTAKTASQVHELILPTAIADGNNGCGELLKNPFQRSSRLAHSPPDTGRTRSASPCMQHFGFLKAMTAEEIYQAIGDKVKELTYMMEPPKRNINQPMRDLIANITDLHKKLGRSILTPRNQAPRGANEATSAIRDKGTQTSPLIKRTTDCTPKRAIDNAAASSAKRSKTNRVEDLKNTPVKTYEQEKTGKWEVVKAKKNQKSSSQNTLKRDVKEVENNDAKSSRRRRRPPRKDAIVVKSAGNISYAEILKRVKTEPSLKELSNNIQGVKKTAKGELLLLLEKTSDPNTSRVHEAVKAALGESVDVRALTELRQVEIRDLDEITTKEEVHEAVARQFQELEIPISAILGLRKAYGGTQTATLKVAPEIATKLAEANKIRIGLVICRIREKIEPKRCFKCMEYGHVAVSCKSSADLSNTCFKCGNKDHQAKNCTQTASCIMCKKKKESDTAHAMTSSKCPQYLRALKEIRQK, from the coding sequence ATGAATACGAATAAGACAAACAACTCAAAACAACAAACTAGGGAAGAGGCTGAAGTAACAGCAAAAACGGCATCGCAAGTGCACGAGTTAATACTCCCAACAGCTATTGCAGATGGCAATAATGGCTGCGGGGAACTCCTTAAAAACCCCTTCCAAAGGAGCTCAAGGTTGGCGCACTCGCCACCAGACACGGGAAGGACCAGATCGGCGTCACCGTGTATGCAGCACTTCGGTTTCTTGAAAgcgatgacggctgaagaaatcTATCAAGCAATTGGCGATAAGGTTAAGGAGCTAACGTATATGATGGAGCCTCCgaagcgaaatatcaatcaaCCAATGAGGGATTTGATCGCTAACATAACGGACCTCCATAAAAAGCTAGGTAGATCTATCCTTACCCCGAGGAACCAGGCCCCAAGAGGAGCGAATGAAGCAACTTCTGCTATTCGAGACAAAGGTACCCAAACATCACCACTGATCAAGCGTACCACAGATTGCACGCCAAAGAGGGCAATAGATAACGCTGCAGCAAGCTCAGCGAAAAGAAGTAAAACGAACCGTGTCGAAGACCTAAAGAATACGCCGGTTAAAACGTACGAACAAGAAAAAACAGGAAAGTGGGAAGTGGTTAAAGCTAAGAAGAATCAAAAGAGTTCTTCGCAGAATACTCTCAAACGAGACGTTAAGGAAGTAGAAAATAACGACGCCAAAAGCAGTAGAAGACGGAGAAGACCACCACGTAAGGACGCTATCGTGGTCAAAAGCGCTGGTAACATCTCATATGCCGAAATTTTGAAGCGCGTTAAGACAGAGCCAAGTCTTAAGGAACTTAGTAACAACATACAAGGAGTCAAAAAAACTGCGAAAGGAGAGTTACTGCTTCTGCTGGAAAAAACATCCGACCCAAATACCTCGAGAGTCCATGAAGCTGTTAAGGCGGCTCTAGGAGAAAGTGTAGATGTCAGGGCACTTACAGAGCTGAGGCAGGTGGAAATTCGTGACCTCGATGAAATTACGACAAAGGAAGAAGTTCACGAGGCGGTAGCAAGACAATTCCAAGAGCTGGAGATACCTATCTCAGCCATCTTGGGTCTGCGAAAAGCTTACGGAGGAACGCAAACGGCGACGCTAAAAGTAGCACCGGAAATCGCTACCAAGCTGGCGGAAGCTAATAAAATCCGCATAGGTCTCGTAATTTGCCGCATACGGGAGAAGATCGAGCCAAAAAGATGCTTTAAATGCATGGAATATGGGCATGTGGCAGTAAGCTGTAAAAGCTCAGCTGACCTTAGTAACACCTGCTTCAAATGTGGTAACAAGGATCACCAGGCTAAAAACTGCACACAAACAGCAAGCTGTATAATGTGCAAGAAGAAAAAGGAAAGCGATACGGCGCATGCGATGACCAGCAGTAAGTGCCCTCAATATCTGAGAGCTCTTAAAGAAATTCGGCAGAAATGA